A single window of Polaribacter sp. SA4-10 DNA harbors:
- a CDS encoding hybrid sensor histidine kinase/response regulator transcription factor, whose translation MLINIVKAFTNRFLQLFVVLFVLYSLNARAYQVKHLSIEDGLSNGTVNAFATDSLGYMWLGTSIGLNRYSGYEIEQYSLSEFSNTKNNDIKEVINYNGELYIVGRDGVLLKYRYHLDDFVELFYQPAFQFISACVIDNKIIFGLTHGLLMYDLDKKKLGEVMYSDFTFNRRLILKEQSVYSATSKGVVVFDYEQGNLNVVDTLLRDKDITALSVDDKNRVWIGTERDGLFVKDNDKTILVPLFNSSLKTYSVRDIAFNANKDAVIAVDRLGLYVVDKSLKVRHHFMNDPDQKNTLRQNNINRIFIDKTDVYWLAVGEIGVDLLYSKDNPFDNISHVLNEKNSIHNNIIRSIYEDEENNLWFGTEDGVGRLSKDGRWSHFNKSLKLEKTSVLSINEYQGELIFGTYGEGLLTINSASGDVTELLRNQQKKLNLIFSTFTKDDELWVGGNDGPLSLYNKGEFVQRFPSGIIKCILEGADDFMYVASAAGVYRLNKRNYSFQKLEDPQYLNQNVLGSAHALYLDSNQKILWIGNDAGIHSYDLKENEFKHFDSQDARKLGIVYSIQQDNDGLLWMGTSTGLWRFNLQDSFFRQYGQEEGVEANEFGFGASTKLRDGRLAFGGPDGAVIFDPEELEQDAFASNLFVSDFKINGVQSNSIINTGDINYQNKLELDYDQNSLSFTAEVLKFHGPKKDVFQWQLIGSDENPILSEDSRTVSYSNLPSGTYILNITSFNADGVLSPHVYRKDIVIKKPFWKTWWAYIVYFVILGVLGVLIILTGRAKNQQRFSDEKIKFFVDVAHDIRTPVTLIQLLINQLPPTDSNKDAFELIKRNANSLSEYVSQLLEFQKSERQKLKLSVEEVKIKSLLKLLVSDFQPLLEKKFMDLEVKSPDVNIWVDKNKMSSVINNLISNAIKYGEEGGSIKILVKSNEENIKIKFSDNGLGVPEKQQKQIFTRFTRGDNVNHTGISGSGIGLMLAKRIVELHQGKISLQSKENIGSTFIVELQKGSKHFKKDEIKIIETIDIDYDKIPDIIGENKLALLVEDNEDLRAIIKAELDKSYRVIEAPNGKEGLVLAVEKNPDIIITDVMMPIMNGKELCKIIKSNIKTSHIPVVMVTALGDVEDKVEGLDVGADAYVEKPFSIEVLKATINNLLRTRQALGNIAGKENIKKANYTSPDEEFLSTAVELIKENITERNFTIDVLCEKLGFSRSNLFRKLKGLTGMTPSDLIIKIKLNHAVELFKSNQNMRIADIAYESGFHDPKYFSTVFKKFYGKTPKQFMKSQEN comes from the coding sequence ATGTTAATAAATATTGTGAAGGCATTTACGAATAGGTTTCTACAGTTGTTTGTAGTTTTGTTTGTTTTATATTCATTGAATGCAAGGGCTTATCAAGTAAAACATCTTAGTATTGAAGATGGTTTGAGTAATGGTACAGTGAATGCCTTTGCAACAGATTCGTTGGGATATATGTGGCTCGGTACATCTATAGGATTAAACAGGTATTCTGGGTATGAAATAGAGCAGTATTCTTTATCCGAATTTTCAAACACTAAAAACAATGACATTAAAGAGGTCATTAACTATAATGGAGAACTCTACATTGTTGGCCGTGATGGAGTTCTTTTAAAATATAGATATCATCTGGATGACTTTGTTGAATTGTTTTATCAGCCTGCCTTTCAGTTTATATCTGCTTGTGTTATAGATAATAAAATCATTTTTGGATTGACCCATGGTCTCCTAATGTACGATCTGGATAAAAAAAAATTAGGGGAGGTTATGTATTCTGACTTTACATTTAACCGTCGTTTAATATTAAAGGAGCAATCTGTATACTCGGCTACCTCAAAAGGGGTTGTTGTGTTCGATTATGAACAAGGAAACCTGAATGTTGTTGATACCCTGCTCAGGGATAAGGATATTACAGCACTTTCTGTTGACGATAAAAATAGAGTTTGGATAGGTACAGAAAGAGATGGCCTTTTTGTTAAGGACAATGATAAAACAATCCTTGTTCCATTATTTAATTCATCATTAAAAACATATTCAGTTCGGGATATAGCGTTTAACGCTAATAAAGATGCGGTAATTGCTGTTGATAGATTAGGCTTGTACGTTGTAGATAAATCGCTTAAGGTTCGGCATCATTTTATGAATGATCCAGACCAAAAAAATACGTTAAGACAAAATAATATAAATCGAATATTTATAGATAAAACAGACGTTTATTGGCTTGCGGTTGGTGAAATCGGTGTTGATTTACTTTATTCAAAAGACAATCCTTTCGATAATATTTCACACGTTTTAAATGAGAAAAATAGTATCCATAATAATATCATACGAAGTATTTATGAAGATGAGGAGAATAATTTGTGGTTTGGAACAGAGGATGGTGTTGGCAGACTTAGTAAAGATGGAAGGTGGTCGCATTTTAATAAATCCCTGAAACTAGAAAAAACATCTGTTTTAAGTATTAATGAATATCAAGGAGAATTGATATTCGGTACCTACGGAGAAGGGCTGTTGACTATAAATAGCGCATCGGGCGATGTAACTGAGTTATTAAGAAATCAGCAAAAAAAATTGAATCTTATATTTTCTACTTTTACAAAAGACGATGAGCTTTGGGTTGGAGGTAATGATGGACCTTTGAGCTTGTATAATAAAGGTGAGTTTGTTCAGCGATTTCCCAGTGGAATAATAAAGTGTATACTTGAAGGAGCTGATGATTTTATGTATGTTGCCTCGGCTGCAGGAGTTTATCGTTTAAATAAACGGAATTATAGTTTTCAAAAACTAGAGGATCCTCAATATCTTAATCAAAATGTTTTAGGCAGTGCTCATGCCTTATATCTAGATTCAAACCAGAAAATATTATGGATTGGTAATGATGCAGGTATTCATAGTTATGATTTAAAGGAGAATGAGTTTAAGCACTTTGATTCACAAGATGCAAGAAAGTTAGGAATCGTATATTCTATTCAGCAAGATAATGATGGTTTGCTTTGGATGGGAACTTCTACAGGTTTGTGGCGATTTAACTTGCAAGACTCTTTTTTTAGGCAATATGGTCAAGAAGAGGGCGTGGAGGCTAATGAGTTTGGTTTTGGTGCATCCACTAAACTTAGGGATGGAAGGTTGGCTTTTGGTGGTCCTGATGGAGCGGTTATTTTTGATCCGGAGGAACTAGAGCAAGATGCGTTTGCATCAAACTTGTTTGTAAGTGATTTTAAAATAAATGGAGTTCAGTCTAATTCAATTATAAATACTGGTGATATCAATTACCAGAACAAATTAGAATTAGATTATGACCAAAATTCGTTAAGTTTTACAGCGGAGGTCTTGAAATTTCATGGACCTAAAAAAGATGTGTTTCAATGGCAATTGATAGGGTCTGATGAAAATCCGATTTTGTCAGAAGATAGTAGAACTGTTTCTTATTCTAATTTACCGTCAGGAACTTATATTTTAAACATTACATCTTTTAATGCAGACGGAGTGCTGTCTCCTCATGTGTATCGTAAGGATATTGTTATTAAAAAACCTTTTTGGAAAACGTGGTGGGCTTATATAGTGTATTTCGTCATTTTAGGGGTTTTAGGCGTACTTATTATTTTAACTGGTCGCGCCAAGAATCAGCAACGCTTTAGCGACGAAAAAATAAAATTCTTTGTAGATGTAGCTCATGATATTCGAACACCAGTTACGCTTATTCAATTACTGATAAACCAACTTCCACCTACAGATAGTAACAAAGATGCCTTTGAGTTAATAAAAAGGAATGCCAATAGTCTAAGTGAGTATGTGTCTCAGTTGTTGGAGTTTCAGAAATCTGAACGGCAGAAATTAAAGCTAAGTGTGGAGGAAGTGAAAATTAAAAGCTTACTTAAATTGCTTGTCTCGGACTTTCAGCCTTTGCTGGAAAAGAAATTTATGGACTTGGAAGTTAAATCCCCAGATGTGAATATTTGGGTTGATAAAAATAAAATGAGTAGTGTTATTAATAATTTAATATCTAATGCCATTAAATATGGAGAGGAAGGTGGATCAATAAAAATCCTCGTAAAATCAAATGAAGAAAATATTAAAATAAAATTTTCGGATAATGGACTAGGTGTGCCAGAAAAGCAACAAAAACAAATATTCACCAGGTTTACTCGTGGTGATAATGTTAATCATACTGGTATTTCGGGCAGTGGTATAGGTCTTATGTTGGCAAAACGAATTGTAGAATTGCATCAGGGTAAAATATCTTTACAAAGTAAAGAGAACATTGGTTCAACATTTATTGTTGAACTGCAGAAAGGTTCCAAGCACTTTAAAAAGGATGAAATTAAAATTATTGAAACTATTGATATTGATTACGATAAGATTCCTGATATAATTGGAGAAAACAAATTGGCACTGCTGGTTGAAGATAACGAAGATCTTAGAGCAATCATTAAAGCAGAACTGGATAAAAGTTATCGTGTAATCGAAGCTCCTAATGGCAAGGAAGGATTGGTTTTAGCGGTTGAAAAGAATCCAGATATAATTATTACTGATGTAATGATGCCAATAATGAACGGTAAAGAATTGTGCAAAATTATAAAAAGCAATATTAAAACCAGCCATATTCCTGTAGTGATGGTTACTGCTTTGGGAGACGTTGAAGATAAAGTAGAAGGTCTTGATGTTGGAGCTGATGCTTATGTTGAGAAGCCATTTAGTATTGAGGTTTTAAAAGCCACAATAAATAATCTATTGCGCACACGCCAGGCACTGGGTAATATTGCAGGTAAAGAAAATATTAAGAAAGCCAATTATACTTCACCTGATGAGGAATTTCTTTCTACAGCGGTAGAACTAATTAAGGAAAATATAACTGAGCGGAATTTCACCATCGATGTGCTTTGTGAAAAATTAGGATTTAGTCGTTCAAATCTTTTTAGAAAGTTAAAAGGTCTAACAGGTATGACACCCTCTGATTTAATCATAAAGATTAAATTGAATCATGCCGTAGAATTATTCAAATCGAATCAAAATATGCGCATTGCCGATATTGCTTATGAGTCGGGTTTTCATGATCCGAAATACTTCAGCACAGTTTTCAAAAAGTTTTACGGTAAAACACCAAAGCAATTTATGAAAAGTCAGGAAAATTGA
- a CDS encoding sodium:solute symporter, with amino-acid sequence MNISIIDITILVVFLAGIIWWALKNGKSSDSDSYFLAGRSMTWPVIGLSLFAASVSSSTLMGHSGEGFISGIAVFNYNWISVLVMVFFALFFLPFYIKSGIFTIPEFLERRFDKKSKYYFSFITIFGNIFLDAAATLYTGALIIKLIFPDFELFTIIVIMAAIAGSYTIIGGLSSAIYADMIQAAVLIIGSAILYFFALDSIGGWEELYTRFNDGVWLKLTRPMSDPTVPWLGMWIGIPILGFYFWGNNQVMVQRVLSAKTIDHGRKGVLFVGFLYLFTLFIFILPGLIARGTNLFGVDNLPFDMISGSSLKSNFGINTDQVYPRMIVKLLPVGLIGLILAAMISALTSTLSATLSSVATLFTMDFYKPFHPNADGKKLVLVGRITSFLVLVFAVLWAPIIEQFDSLVSYYQEITSYLAPPIVGTFFLGLFWKRSNEKGAFAGLMSGLLLAAIIMISKYVLDVEISMHFLLLAPIILVLSVAVNVIVSIFSHLPDEQKVKQNTWTLEIWKQETEELKNVVWYKNFRVLSLLLVMACFTMYFIFY; translated from the coding sequence ATGAATATTAGTATAATTGACATTACCATCCTTGTTGTATTTTTGGCGGGAATAATTTGGTGGGCATTAAAAAATGGTAAAAGTTCGGATTCAGATTCTTACTTTTTGGCAGGTAGAAGTATGACTTGGCCTGTCATCGGTCTTTCCTTATTTGCAGCAAGTGTTTCCAGTTCTACCTTAATGGGACATTCTGGCGAAGGGTTTATAAGTGGGATTGCCGTATTTAATTATAACTGGATTTCGGTTTTAGTGATGGTGTTTTTCGCCCTGTTTTTTCTTCCTTTTTATATAAAATCAGGTATTTTCACGATACCAGAATTCTTAGAGAGACGTTTTGATAAAAAATCGAAATATTATTTTTCCTTCATCACCATTTTTGGAAATATATTTTTAGATGCTGCGGCAACACTCTATACAGGCGCATTAATTATTAAGCTTATTTTTCCCGATTTTGAGTTGTTTACGATTATCGTTATAATGGCTGCTATTGCAGGCAGCTATACTATTATTGGAGGATTGTCTTCAGCTATTTATGCAGATATGATTCAGGCAGCAGTACTCATAATTGGATCAGCTATATTGTATTTTTTCGCGCTTGACTCGATAGGAGGATGGGAAGAGTTATACACACGTTTTAATGATGGTGTTTGGTTAAAATTAACGCGTCCAATGAGCGATCCAACGGTGCCTTGGTTAGGTATGTGGATTGGAATTCCCATCTTAGGGTTTTACTTCTGGGGAAACAACCAGGTGATGGTGCAGCGCGTTTTGTCTGCTAAAACAATCGATCATGGTCGAAAAGGGGTTTTATTTGTTGGTTTCTTATATCTATTCACCTTGTTTATTTTTATACTACCTGGATTAATTGCCCGAGGTACAAATCTTTTTGGTGTAGATAATTTGCCATTTGACATGATAAGTGGAAGCTCCCTAAAATCAAACTTTGGTATTAATACCGACCAAGTATATCCACGTATGATTGTAAAGTTACTTCCTGTTGGATTGATTGGATTAATATTAGCAGCTATGATTTCAGCACTTACATCTACTTTAAGTGCTACATTAAGTTCTGTAGCTACTTTATTTACTATGGATTTTTACAAACCCTTTCATCCAAATGCAGATGGAAAAAAACTAGTTTTGGTAGGTCGTATAACCTCTTTTTTAGTGTTGGTATTTGCCGTTCTTTGGGCGCCAATAATTGAACAATTTGATTCGCTGGTTTCCTATTATCAGGAAATTACGTCGTATTTAGCACCACCTATTGTAGGTACATTTTTCTTAGGTTTGTTTTGGAAGCGTTCTAACGAAAAAGGTGCTTTTGCCGGTTTGATGTCTGGTTTGTTATTAGCAGCCATTATTATGATATCAAAGTATGTGCTTGATGTGGAAATTAGTATGCATTTCCTTCTTTTAGCTCCAATTATCCTCGTTCTAAGCGTCGCTGTTAATGTAATCGTTAGTATTTTCTCTCATTTGCCTGATGAACAGAAAGTCAAGCAAAATACATGGACGTTGGAAATTTGGAAACAAGAGACGGAAGAGCTTAAAAATGTGGTGTGGTACAAAAATTTTAGAGTATTATCCTTACTGCTTGTGATGGCTTGTTTCACGATGTACTTTATTTTTTATTAA
- a CDS encoding glycosidase, producing the protein MSNIFDSTICRVFKWNAELKKTKMKLKKFEGNPILSPNPENEWESLVTTNPAAWYEDGTFYLFYRAAGEDKEHNIHIGLATSTDGFNFKRVQDKPVLTPDPNGFDAGSVEDPRVVKFGDEYYMTYAFRPYPPGQYWKNEYDQIEAPKLSEFAPKCLRENVGNTALAVSKDLVNFKKVGRLTEPSLDDRDVILFPEKVNSKFFMLHRPKNYVGPKYNTETPAIWIKSSEDMMTWNVESTLLLKGEEWWEYKVGGNTPPLRTTEGWLMLYHGVDKNFTYRLGACLLDLEDPTKILYRTKDFILEPETDIEKNGLYKWGVVFPTGNVIVDDTLYVYYGASDQWCCVATANIHELVQFIKQNTK; encoded by the coding sequence ATGTCTAATATATTTGACTCAACCATTTGTAGAGTATTTAAATGGAATGCAGAATTAAAGAAGACAAAGATGAAGCTAAAGAAATTTGAAGGAAACCCTATTTTATCACCTAACCCTGAAAATGAATGGGAAAGCTTGGTGACAACTAATCCAGCCGCATGGTATGAAGATGGTACATTTTATTTATTTTATAGAGCTGCAGGAGAAGACAAAGAACACAATATACACATAGGCTTAGCCACAAGTACCGATGGATTCAATTTTAAGCGTGTACAAGATAAGCCTGTATTAACACCAGACCCAAACGGATTTGATGCTGGTTCTGTTGAAGATCCACGAGTCGTTAAATTTGGCGATGAGTATTATATGACTTATGCCTTTCGTCCGTATCCTCCCGGACAGTATTGGAAAAATGAATATGATCAGATTGAAGCACCAAAACTTAGTGAGTTTGCACCAAAGTGTTTAAGAGAGAATGTTGGAAATACTGCATTAGCTGTCTCAAAAGATCTTGTTAATTTTAAAAAAGTAGGTAGGTTAACCGAGCCTAGTCTAGATGATCGTGATGTTATTTTATTTCCTGAAAAAGTAAATAGTAAGTTTTTTATGTTGCATCGTCCTAAGAACTATGTTGGCCCGAAATACAATACAGAAACACCTGCTATATGGATTAAGTCTTCTGAAGATATGATGACCTGGAATGTAGAGAGTACGCTTTTACTGAAAGGTGAAGAATGGTGGGAGTACAAAGTAGGCGGTAACACGCCGCCATTGCGCACAACTGAGGGTTGGTTAATGCTGTATCATGGGGTAGATAAAAATTTCACGTACCGATTAGGTGCTTGTTTGCTCGATCTAGAAGACCCTACCAAAATTTTGTATCGCACAAAAGATTTTATCCTAGAACCAGAAACGGATATTGAAAAGAATGGACTGTATAAGTGGGGTGTAGTTTTTCCAACTGGAAATGTTATTGTTGATGATACCTTATATGTTTACTATGGTGCATCAGACCAGTGGTGTTGTGTGGCAACTGCAAATATTCATGAATTGGTACAGTTTATAAAGCAAAACACAAAATAA
- a CDS encoding T9SS type A sorting domain-containing protein: MKKNYILTLLMMLCLTVTSFGQEMMLNGGLENWISNTRPTDWTTYQNITQESSEKHGGSFSAKQTKDATGGYKKLIQNIPNTTVGESYTVSFWYKIAPDAGSVVKMWSNFRDASGAFLDGTTADITLPVNDNAWTKYEETVIAPATSVKFWFEVRTYSNTTVYFDDFSFVRNPFTWTGAANNNYNDAANWSTNTVPSENYDIIIPSSATINMPATLTVNSMSIAAGASIISTGTITGSISYTRNIPTDNWYLISSPVADQDKDAFVSASSLAISGINVGFADYENSTGDWSYYQSGASGTGNFGLGEGHAVKLNTAGDVVFTGTFNDAESIAVSSTPGYNLIGNPYLTSVSVKEMLEEANNANLLLEQTVWLWDQALGTYDLKNIADDMEIAPGQAFFVSAAQTGSFSINESMQSHSSDTFQKITTRPELALTLSNGAASRTASVFYIDGATTGFDNGYDSSIFGGLGNEFSIFTHAVANGSGRNLGTQSLPDNNFENMIVPVGVIAESGSALEFSARLENLPEGIKVFLEDKEENTFTRLDELNASHKITTTSIINSVGRFYLHTAKSVLSISDATLDNVSILKVHNSLRISGLQQGKASVKLFNVLGKQVLNSAFEFNGMKDISLPRVAKGIYIVQLETAEGTLNKKIILE; this comes from the coding sequence ATGAAAAAAAATTACATTTTAACGTTATTAATGATGCTTTGTTTAACTGTTACTTCTTTTGGACAAGAAATGATGCTAAACGGAGGGTTGGAAAATTGGATTTCAAACACACGTCCAACTGATTGGACCACCTACCAGAATATAACTCAAGAATCATCAGAAAAACACGGAGGTTCTTTTTCAGCTAAACAAACAAAAGATGCTACAGGTGGTTATAAAAAATTAATTCAAAATATTCCAAATACGACCGTAGGAGAAAGTTATACTGTATCTTTTTGGTATAAAATAGCGCCTGACGCTGGAAGTGTTGTTAAAATGTGGTCTAATTTTAGAGATGCCAGTGGCGCTTTTTTAGACGGGACTACAGCTGATATAACTTTGCCTGTTAATGATAATGCTTGGACAAAATATGAGGAAACTGTAATTGCACCAGCTACGTCGGTGAAGTTTTGGTTTGAGGTAAGAACATATAGCAATACAACAGTTTATTTTGATGATTTTTCATTTGTCCGCAACCCTTTTACATGGACGGGAGCTGCTAACAATAATTATAACGACGCTGCAAACTGGTCTACGAATACTGTCCCTAGCGAAAATTATGATATTATAATTCCTTCAAGTGCAACGATAAATATGCCAGCAACATTAACTGTTAATAGCATGTCTATTGCGGCTGGTGCTTCTATCATTTCTACTGGAACTATTACGGGCTCAATTAGTTATACAAGAAATATCCCTACCGATAACTGGTACTTAATTTCTTCACCAGTAGCTGACCAAGATAAGGACGCTTTTGTAAGCGCTTCAAGCCTGGCAATAAGTGGAATTAATGTTGGTTTTGCTGATTACGAGAATAGTACAGGGGATTGGTCTTATTACCAATCTGGCGCAAGTGGAACAGGAAACTTTGGTTTAGGAGAAGGCCATGCAGTAAAATTAAATACAGCAGGTGATGTCGTTTTTACAGGAACTTTTAATGATGCTGAGAGTATTGCAGTATCAAGTACTCCTGGATATAACCTAATAGGAAATCCTTATTTGACATCTGTGTCAGTAAAAGAAATGTTAGAAGAAGCTAATAATGCAAACTTACTATTGGAACAAACGGTGTGGTTATGGGATCAAGCATTAGGAACTTATGATTTAAAGAACATAGCAGATGATATGGAAATTGCGCCTGGTCAAGCCTTTTTTGTCTCAGCAGCACAAACAGGTAGTTTTAGTATTAATGAGAGTATGCAAAGTCATAGTTCAGATACTTTCCAAAAAATAACTACAAGACCAGAATTAGCCCTTACCTTGAGTAACGGAGCGGCAAGCAGAACAGCATCTGTTTTTTATATTGATGGAGCTACAACAGGTTTTGACAATGGATATGACAGTTCTATCTTTGGCGGTTTGGGTAATGAATTTTCAATATTCACACATGCAGTTGCCAATGGTTCTGGAAGAAACTTAGGAACTCAGTCTTTACCAGATAACAATTTTGAGAACATGATTGTACCTGTAGGAGTAATTGCTGAATCTGGCAGTGCTTTAGAGTTCTCTGCAAGATTAGAAAATTTACCAGAAGGTATTAAAGTATTCTTAGAAGACAAAGAAGAAAATACATTTACACGCTTAGACGAGTTAAATGCATCTCATAAAATTACTACAACATCAATTATAAATAGTGTTGGACGTTTTTATCTTCATACAGCTAAAAGTGTTCTTAGTATTTCTGATGCTACTTTAGATAATGTAAGTATTCTTAAAGTACATAATTCTTTAAGAATAAGTGGTTTACAACAAGGGAAAGCTTCTGTTAAATTATTTAATGTACTTGGAAAACAAGTTTTAAATTCTGCTTTTGAATTTAATGGTATGAAAGATATTTCTTTACCAAGAGTAGCAAAAGGTATTTACATTGTTCAGTTAGAAACAGCAGAGGGTACATTAAACAAGAAAATAATTTTAGAATAA
- a CDS encoding carbohydrate binding domain-containing protein: MKRKYILTLLMTLCLTVTTFGQELMLNGGLENWTTDTNPTDWTKAEGLVKSTDANTGSFSAKQTKDASKGRVNLTQNIPKITVGKMYTITFWYKIAVAGKPVKIWCNFRDNNGGFIGGNDPDILRANLDVNGNSWTKYEATVTAPATAVKFWFEVRTYSNTTVYWDDFSFHQD, from the coding sequence ATGAAAAGAAAATACATTTTAACTTTATTAATGACCCTTTGTCTAACAGTTACTACTTTTGGACAAGAACTAATGCTAAACGGAGGGTTGGAAAATTGGACTACAGATACAAATCCCACAGATTGGACAAAGGCAGAGGGATTAGTAAAATCTACAGATGCTAACACCGGTTCTTTTTCAGCTAAGCAAACAAAAGATGCTTCAAAAGGTAGAGTAAATTTAACTCAAAATATTCCGAAGATTACTGTAGGAAAAATGTATACTATCACTTTTTGGTATAAAATAGCGGTTGCAGGAAAACCTGTTAAAATATGGTGTAATTTTAGAGATAACAATGGCGGTTTTATAGGCGGAAATGATCCTGATATACTAAGAGCTAATTTGGATGTTAATGGTAATTCTTGGACAAAATACGAGGCGACTGTTACTGCACCAGCTACAGCAGTAAAGTTTTGGTTTGAAGTAAGAACGTATAGTAATACAACAGTTTATTGGGATGATTTTTCATTTCACCAAGATTAA
- a CDS encoding T9SS type A sorting domain-containing protein codes for MKKNYILTLLMTLCVTVASSGQELMLNGGLENWTTDTAPTDWTKAEGVTKSTDANTGSFSAKQTKDGSGGRINLTQNIPNTVIGESYTISFWYKIAPGAEKPVKMWSNFRDDTGGFIGGNDSDVIRTNLDVNGNAWTKYEETVIAPATSVKFWFELRTFDNTKVYWDDFSFFDNATLSTVKNKAIVGFAAYPNPVSNGILNISSASDSLKNLTLFNLLGKQVLSSSFSGVQSNVDVSSISDGIYILKVTEAGKTATKKVVIR; via the coding sequence ATGAAAAAAAATTATATTTTAACTTTATTAATGACTCTTTGTGTAACTGTTGCTTCTTCTGGACAAGAACTGATGCTAAACGGAGGGTTAGAAAATTGGACTACAGATACAGCCCCAACAGATTGGACAAAGGCAGAGGGAGTAACAAAGTCTACAGATGCTAACACAGGGTCTTTTTCAGCTAAGCAAACAAAAGATGGTTCAGGAGGTAGAATAAATTTAACTCAAAATATTCCAAATACTGTAATAGGAGAGAGTTATACTATAAGTTTTTGGTATAAAATAGCCCCTGGAGCTGAAAAACCTGTTAAAATGTGGTCTAATTTTAGAGATGATACTGGTGGCTTTATAGGTGGGAATGATTCTGATGTAATAAGAACTAATTTGGATGTTAATGGCAATGCTTGGACAAAATATGAGGAAACTGTTATTGCACCAGCTACATCGGTGAAGTTCTGGTTTGAGCTAAGAACATTTGATAATACAAAAGTTTATTGGGATGATTTTTCATTTTTCGATAATGCTACATTATCCACTGTAAAAAATAAGGCTATCGTAGGTTTTGCAGCTTACCCAAACCCAGTTTCTAACGGAATTTTAAATATTTCTTCTGCTAGTGACTCTTTGAAAAATTTAACACTTTTTAACCTTTTAGGAAAACAAGTACTTTCATCAAGTTTTTCTGGTGTACAATCAAATGTTGATGTATCTAGTATTTCTGATGGAATTTACATTTTAAAAGTAACTGAAGCTGGCAAAACCGCAACTAAAAAGGTAGTGATCAGATAA